A part of Armatimonadota bacterium genomic DNA contains:
- a CDS encoding LptA/OstA family protein, producing the protein MSADGQFTRFRGVRQADLYRDSAPALRLRAGEIVLDRATGDFTVLGDVEVAILRGDAVSSALGTDGVSSTPDSAAPRRSAGSSAGSTPPVETGRLQAERVRYDTRSRVFVAEGHVRLTVGEVEIRADQLRLDQRAQVATAHGQVVVQQPGARLTADSVRYEIRSRTAEAEGHVVLAQGDLVLRAGRMRFDLATRMTQASAGVTVTQKGLEVQAPSLVHDGRTDQVTAEGGVRLSRGGSILTGERLAASLRVLRAEVSGGARLVRPAMPAEGDDPAADTLTREETIITAERIRFRWDAPEAEALGGVEVRQRDRTARAARGYYNEADGRLVLEGEVVVDGLTGDLFLSEGERPADGETRRTMAMPARVACDRLTLFLRSRDMEAEGRVRVTQGARQATGDRARYTHRGRSVVVMGSVHMQDEDGNRLRADRVIIALQEEAFEAFGNVQTEFKVRRGP; encoded by the coding sequence GTGAGCGCCGACGGCCAGTTCACGCGCTTCCGGGGTGTTCGCCAGGCCGATCTCTACCGCGATAGCGCCCCAGCCCTTCGCCTGCGCGCCGGAGAAATCGTGCTCGACCGCGCCACGGGCGACTTCACGGTGCTGGGGGACGTCGAGGTCGCCATCCTCCGGGGGGATGCGGTCTCCTCCGCGCTCGGCACAGACGGCGTATCCTCGACACCCGATTCGGCCGCGCCGCGGCGTTCTGCGGGCTCCTCCGCGGGCAGTACGCCGCCAGTCGAGACCGGTCGCCTTCAGGCCGAGCGGGTGCGGTACGATACTCGTTCCCGGGTTTTCGTTGCCGAAGGACACGTCCGTCTCACTGTCGGCGAGGTGGAGATCCGGGCGGATCAGCTGCGGCTTGACCAGCGGGCCCAGGTGGCGACGGCTCACGGGCAGGTCGTGGTGCAACAACCCGGCGCCCGACTGACCGCCGACAGCGTCCGGTACGAAATCCGCTCCCGGACGGCCGAGGCCGAGGGGCATGTAGTGCTGGCGCAAGGGGATCTGGTGCTGCGCGCGGGTCGCATGCGTTTCGACCTGGCCACGCGCATGACTCAGGCGTCGGCCGGGGTCACGGTGACCCAGAAGGGTCTGGAGGTTCAGGCCCCGTCGCTGGTCCACGACGGCCGGACCGACCAGGTGACGGCAGAAGGCGGGGTGCGTCTGAGTCGGGGCGGGAGCATCCTCACGGGGGAACGGCTGGCTGCTAGCCTGCGCGTCCTGCGTGCGGAGGTCAGCGGGGGGGCCCGTCTGGTCCGGCCGGCGATGCCTGCCGAGGGCGACGATCCAGCTGCGGACACGCTGACCCGCGAGGAGACCATCATTACGGCCGAGCGGATACGCTTTCGCTGGGACGCCCCGGAGGCCGAAGCCCTCGGCGGAGTTGAGGTGCGTCAGCGCGACCGGACGGCCCGCGCAGCCCGCGGCTACTACAACGAAGCGGACGGGCGGCTCGTGCTGGAAGGCGAGGTGGTGGTGGACGGTCTGACCGGAGACCTGTTCCTGTCGGAGGGCGAGCGGCCGGCCGACGGGGAGACGCGCCGGACGATGGCCATGCCGGCCCGCGTGGCGTGCGACCGGCTGACCCTCTTCCTCCGGTCTCGGGACATGGAGGCCGAAGGACGGGTGCGGGTGACCCAGGGCGCCCGGCAGGCGACCGGCGACCGCGCCCGCTACACCCACCGCGGCCGGAGCGTGGTGGTGATGGGGAGCGTGCACATGCAGGACGAGGATGGCAACCGGCTGCGCGCGGACCGCGTCATCATCGCGCTGCAGGAAGAGGCGTTCGAGGCTTTCGGCAACGTGCAGACGGAGTTCAAGGTCCGGCGCGGTCCGTAG